The Nitrosospira lacus genome window below encodes:
- a CDS encoding methyltransferase domain-containing protein encodes MHDIVKQYYGETLTNSRDLQTNACKTDAGLPDYVKPILAQVHNEVLTRYYGCGLVLPELLEDLTVLDLGCGAGRDVYVISKLVGEHGRVIGVDMTEEQLTVARQHEEYHRKAFGHATGNVLFLHGYIERLCELELADSSVDVIVSNCVINLAPDKAAVLREAWRVLKPGGELYFSDIYTDRRVPGALAGDPVLYGECLGGALYWNDFNQLAREHGFADPRLVDDRKIAIGKAELAARAGNIRFYSATYRLFKLDNLESACEDYGQSVAYRGTIPHHPHLFVLDKHHRMETGKHFPVCGNTWRMLHDTRFAEHFEFYGNFERHYGIFAGCGMGLPYNDTANDSENNRAGGCC; translated from the coding sequence ATGCATGACATTGTCAAGCAATATTACGGCGAAACCCTGACCAATTCACGTGATCTCCAGACCAACGCCTGCAAGACCGACGCGGGCTTGCCCGACTATGTGAAGCCGATACTGGCGCAGGTGCACAATGAGGTGTTGACCCGCTACTACGGCTGTGGGCTGGTGCTCCCCGAGTTGCTGGAGGATCTGACCGTACTCGATCTGGGTTGCGGGGCGGGCCGTGATGTCTACGTAATATCCAAACTGGTGGGGGAGCATGGCAGGGTAATCGGGGTGGATATGACTGAAGAGCAACTGACAGTTGCGCGCCAGCATGAGGAGTATCATCGCAAGGCGTTTGGTCATGCCACCGGTAATGTTCTTTTTCTGCATGGCTATATCGAGCGCCTGTGCGAGCTCGAGCTGGCGGATAGCAGTGTGGACGTCATTGTGTCCAATTGCGTGATCAACCTTGCGCCCGACAAGGCGGCGGTGTTACGCGAAGCCTGGCGTGTTCTCAAGCCAGGCGGCGAGTTGTATTTTTCCGATATTTATACCGACCGTCGCGTACCCGGGGCGCTTGCCGGCGATCCGGTACTCTACGGCGAATGTCTGGGTGGAGCACTCTACTGGAATGATTTCAACCAGCTTGCGCGGGAGCATGGTTTTGCCGATCCGCGCCTGGTGGATGACCGTAAGATTGCCATTGGCAAAGCGGAACTGGCGGCGCGCGCCGGGAACATCCGCTTCTATTCCGCCACCTACCGGTTATTCAAGCTCGACAATCTTGAGTCGGCCTGCGAAGACTATGGCCAGTCAGTGGCTTACCGAGGGACGATACCGCATCACCCCCACTTGTTTGTACTGGATAAGCACCACCGTATGGAAACCGGAAAGCATTTCCCGGTCTGTGGCAACACATGGCGCATGCTGCACGATACTCGCTTCGCTGAACATTTCGAGTTCTACGGTAACTTCGAGCGGCACTATGGCATTTTTGCCGGCTGCGGTATGGGGCTACCTTATAATGACACCGCAAATGATTCCGAGAATAATCGTGCGGGCGGATGTTGTTAG
- a CDS encoding radical SAM protein yields MLLVQAVKVAPASAAQPGRSEHWQRTPGDERRGFIQPHALEELWFHTGTACNLACPFCLEGSKPGDDRLQMLRLGDAIPFVDEALDLGVKQFSFTGGEPFINKDIIAILDYALMHRPCLVLTNATEPLLKRLQQLESLRKRPHPLNFRVSLDYPDAVRHDAGRGRGMFARALEGLRRLHDMGFRVSVANQLLPDIAPDAVAAHFADIFRAAGLPGDLPRIEFPEFHPPGTRVTLPQITEHCMTAFQTEETRRAFMCAFSKMVVKSGGRMRVYACTLVDDDPDYILGETLTEALQIPVSMKHHRCHSCFKYGATCSEMKTGK; encoded by the coding sequence ATGTTGTTAGTGCAAGCCGTGAAAGTCGCTCCCGCCAGCGCCGCACAGCCCGGCAGGTCCGAACACTGGCAACGTACTCCGGGTGATGAACGGCGTGGTTTTATCCAGCCGCATGCACTGGAGGAGTTGTGGTTTCACACGGGTACCGCCTGCAACCTCGCCTGCCCTTTCTGTCTTGAAGGCTCAAAACCGGGAGATGATCGCTTGCAAATGCTGCGGTTGGGCGATGCCATCCCATTTGTGGACGAGGCGCTCGACCTTGGCGTCAAGCAATTCTCCTTCACCGGGGGCGAACCTTTCATCAACAAGGATATAATAGCTATCCTCGATTACGCATTGATGCATCGGCCTTGCCTGGTGTTGACCAACGCAACCGAGCCGTTACTCAAGCGTCTGCAACAGTTGGAATCATTACGTAAGCGGCCGCACCCACTGAATTTCCGCGTTAGCCTGGATTATCCTGACGCCGTCCGGCATGACGCCGGGCGCGGCAGGGGCATGTTTGCACGCGCGCTGGAGGGCTTACGCAGACTTCATGACATGGGGTTCCGCGTATCGGTGGCGAACCAGCTCTTGCCGGACATCGCGCCGGATGCGGTCGCGGCGCATTTTGCCGACATTTTTCGTGCTGCCGGTTTACCCGGGGATTTGCCGCGTATCGAATTCCCCGAATTTCATCCCCCTGGCACGCGCGTAACGCTACCGCAAATTACCGAGCACTGCATGACGGCCTTCCAGACCGAGGAGACACGGCGCGCATTCATGTGCGCGTTCAGCAAGATGGTGGTGAAAAGCGGTGGCCGGATGCGTGTTTATGCCTGCACCCTGGTTGATGACGATCCGGATTACATCCTCGGTGAAACGCTGACGGAAGCCCTGCAAATACCCGTGAGCATGAAACACCATCGCTGCCATAGCTGTTTCAAATATGGCGCCACTTGTAGCGAAATGAAAACGGGAAAATAA
- a CDS encoding phosphate ABC transporter ATP-binding protein encodes MHSEPEQPISPANNAYTLGPMQAGPVCCDPQPLIQVDNFSLHYGVKPALANITLDIYRGCITALIGPSGCGKTSFLSSINRLTDLIPGCRITGRIRIEGNDIHDPSLNVQALRRQIGMVFQKPTPFPLSIHRNIELPLHEHGITRRAHTGAIIRQVLQDVGLWDEVHDRLDAPALSLSGGQQQRLCIARALALNPQILLMDEPCSALDPIASGVVEDLISRLRGRYTIVIVTHNLAQARRIANYAAFFWVRGHVGRLVEFGHCRQIFESPAHELTAAYVNGARG; translated from the coding sequence ATGCATTCCGAGCCTGAGCAACCCATAAGCCCGGCCAATAATGCCTACACGCTTGGCCCGATGCAAGCGGGCCCGGTGTGTTGCGATCCGCAGCCCTTGATCCAGGTCGACAATTTTTCCCTTCATTATGGTGTCAAGCCTGCGCTGGCCAACATTACACTGGATATCTACCGTGGCTGCATCACCGCCTTGATCGGTCCTTCCGGCTGCGGAAAAACCAGTTTCCTGTCATCGATCAACCGGCTTACGGATTTGATCCCAGGCTGCCGGATTACCGGTCGTATTCGCATAGAAGGTAATGACATTCATGATCCTTCCCTCAATGTGCAGGCGTTACGGCGGCAGATCGGCATGGTATTCCAGAAGCCAACCCCCTTTCCACTCTCAATCCATCGCAACATCGAACTGCCCCTGCACGAGCATGGTATTACGCGGCGTGCCCATACGGGGGCCATCATCCGACAGGTATTGCAGGATGTCGGGCTATGGGATGAAGTGCATGACCGGCTGGACGCCCCCGCGCTGAGCCTGTCCGGCGGCCAGCAGCAGCGTCTTTGCATTGCTCGCGCGCTGGCGTTGAATCCACAGATCCTGTTGATGGATGAACCATGCAGCGCACTCGATCCCATCGCTTCGGGAGTGGTCGAGGATCTGATCAGCCGGTTGCGCGGCCGCTATACTATCGTCATTGTCACCCATAATCTGGCGCAGGCGCGCCGCATTGCTAACTACGCGGCATTTTTTTGGGTCCGGGGCCATGTCGGGCGCCTGGTTGAATTTGGTCATTGCCGCCAGATTTTTGAATCGCCTGCCCATGAACTTACTGCTGCTTACGTAAATGGAGCGAGGGGATGA
- the pstC gene encoding phosphate ABC transporter permease subunit PstC codes for MDKLILRLLCGGAGIAATLVLLILLFLAVESWPALRHIPAGRFLTDPSWSPGENMYNLAPMLSGTLYAAGGALLVAAPLGIASALFVAYYAPPRVAGIYRRLIELLAGIPSVVYGFWGLTTLVPLINQLHPPGASLLAGILVLTLMILPTIALTAHAALLAVPAEYLRGAAALGMSRWGMIRGVALPTARPGIVAGIMLAAGRAIGETMAVLMVTGNVVRHADSLFDPVRTLAANIALEMAYAMNDHRAALFVSGLTLMLMVMALSGVAGWLARNRHA; via the coding sequence GTGGATAAGTTGATACTCAGGCTGCTGTGCGGTGGAGCAGGCATCGCCGCGACCCTGGTGCTGCTGATTCTCTTGTTCCTGGCGGTCGAGTCATGGCCTGCGCTACGGCATATACCGGCCGGGCGCTTTCTCACCGATCCGTCATGGAGCCCCGGAGAAAACATGTACAACCTGGCGCCGATGCTGTCGGGTACGCTCTACGCCGCAGGCGGGGCGCTGCTGGTGGCAGCGCCGTTAGGTATCGCTTCTGCACTGTTTGTTGCCTATTACGCCCCGCCTCGCGTTGCCGGCATATACCGGCGACTGATCGAGCTGTTGGCGGGCATTCCTTCCGTGGTCTATGGTTTTTGGGGTTTGACCACACTTGTGCCGCTGATTAACCAATTACATCCGCCGGGGGCCAGTCTGCTGGCCGGAATTCTGGTTCTGACACTGATGATCCTGCCTACCATCGCATTAACCGCGCATGCTGCGCTATTGGCCGTCCCCGCAGAATATCTGCGCGGTGCGGCGGCGCTGGGCATGTCACGCTGGGGCATGATTCGCGGGGTTGCCCTGCCGACGGCAAGACCCGGCATCGTGGCCGGCATAATGCTCGCCGCCGGCCGCGCCATCGGTGAAACCATGGCCGTGCTGATGGTTACGGGCAACGTGGTGCGGCATGCGGATAGCCTGTTTGATCCGGTGCGTACGCTTGCCGCTAATATTGCGCTGGAAATGGCCTACGCCATGAATGACCATCGCGCTGCCCTGTTTGTATCAGGCCTGACACTGATGCTGATGGTCATGGCGCTCTCGGGCGTAGCCGGCTGGCTGGCGAGAAATCGTCATGCCTGA
- a CDS encoding phosphate ABC transporter substrate-binding protein, with translation MSMKISSTTQYVMLAATLLLGSWSLSGNAASQKLVLTGASTIAPLAGEIARRFEAFHAGTRIDVQTGGSARGINDARKGIADIGMVSRALKPEEKDLRAHTIALDGVGIILHASNPVAVLSTQQIAGIYTGKILNWKIVGGRDAPVTVVNKAEGRSTLELFLSYFKLKNSDIKPQVIIGDNAQGIKTVAGNPNAISYVSIGAAEYEITHGTPIKLLPLNGVAASVINIRNGTFPLSRPLNLVTREVPQGLVRDFIEFTRSEQVHDLVEAQYFVPISVR, from the coding sequence ATGAGCATGAAAATATCGTCGACAACGCAGTATGTGATGTTAGCCGCGACATTATTGCTGGGATCTTGGAGCCTGTCCGGCAATGCCGCTTCACAAAAACTGGTTTTGACTGGCGCCAGCACGATCGCCCCGTTGGCGGGAGAGATCGCACGGCGCTTCGAGGCATTCCATGCCGGCACGCGCATAGATGTGCAGACCGGAGGCTCCGCGCGCGGCATTAATGATGCCCGCAAGGGAATTGCCGACATTGGCATGGTGTCCCGTGCCTTGAAACCCGAGGAGAAGGATCTGCGCGCGCATACTATTGCCCTGGATGGTGTGGGCATCATTCTCCATGCAAGTAATCCGGTCGCCGTGCTAAGCACGCAGCAGATTGCCGGGATTTATACTGGCAAAATCCTCAACTGGAAGATCGTGGGGGGGCGCGATGCACCCGTCACTGTGGTCAACAAGGCCGAAGGACGCTCAACACTTGAACTGTTTTTGAGCTATTTTAAATTGAAGAACAGCGATATCAAGCCGCAAGTGATCATTGGAGACAATGCGCAGGGGATAAAGACCGTAGCTGGCAACCCGAATGCCATCAGCTACGTTTCCATAGGTGCGGCCGAATATGAAATAACGCATGGCACGCCGATCAAGCTGCTGCCGCTCAACGGCGTCGCGGCATCGGTGATCAATATACGTAACGGCACTTTCCCGCTGTCGCGGCCGCTCAATCTGGTGACGCGGGAAGTGCCGCAAGGACTGGTACGGGATTTTATCGAATTTACCCGCTCGGAGCAGGTACATGATCTGGTCGAAGCACAATATTTCGTTCCCATCAGCGTCCGCTGA
- a CDS encoding FAD-dependent oxidoreductase has translation MKHWWLLIILVLLAGLFFAFDFQRFLSLEMLKNSRDELQQAFQAQPLQVIGLYAAAYIVITSLSLPGATLMTLAGGAVFGLWVGIAAALISASIGATVAFWTARYLFRDAVHHRFGGHMTAINAGIERDGAFYLFTLRLVPVFPFFVINLLMGLTAMRTATFFWVSLLGMLAGTAVYVNAGTQLGTLTSLSGILSPSLIGSFVLLAAFPWLARLGLERVRESRVRGHWPRSSRPRRFDRNLVVIGAGAAGLVTSYIAASTRAKVTLIEGYKMGGDCLNFGCVPSKSLIRSAGFLRQARHAKDLGIASATVDYNFGDVMARVHRIIRTVEPHDSVERYTELGVEVIHGNARITSPWTVEVNGRTITTCAIVIATGAAPAIPPIPGLEQVSYYTSDTIWSLTERPERLVVLGGGPVGCELAQAFARLDCQVTQVAKTCLMEREDADAVALIEAALRADGVRVLTQTEAIRCERASGQQCLMVRYQDGTEEALPFDAMLCAVGRTARTKGFGLEELGIPISPKRTIETDAWLQTLYPNIYACGDVAGPYQFTHVAAHQGWYAAVNALFGAVKRFKVDYSVIPWTTFTSPEVARVGLSEDEAKKQGISYEVTRYGLEDLDRAIADEAAHGFVKVLSVPGKDRILGVTIVGDHASDLLAEFVLAMKHGLGLNKILGTIHTYPTWSEANKYAAGEWRRAHVPHRLLDWVEKYHAWRRG, from the coding sequence ATGAAACATTGGTGGTTGCTTATCATACTGGTGTTGTTGGCTGGATTGTTCTTCGCCTTTGATTTCCAGCGGTTCCTCAGTCTCGAAATGCTCAAGAACAGCCGGGATGAACTGCAACAAGCCTTTCAGGCGCAACCGCTGCAAGTCATTGGCCTCTATGCCGCGGCTTATATTGTCATAACCTCGCTTTCCCTGCCCGGCGCAACGTTGATGACGTTGGCCGGCGGTGCCGTCTTCGGGCTGTGGGTGGGAATTGCAGCGGCGCTCATCTCCGCCAGTATCGGCGCAACCGTGGCTTTCTGGACGGCACGCTACCTGTTTCGCGATGCCGTGCATCACCGCTTCGGCGGCCATATGACTGCAATCAATGCCGGCATTGAGCGTGACGGCGCATTTTATCTCTTCACTTTGCGCTTGGTGCCGGTATTTCCTTTTTTCGTGATCAATCTCCTGATGGGGCTTACCGCCATGCGAACCGCAACGTTCTTCTGGGTCAGCCTGCTAGGGATGCTCGCCGGCACTGCGGTTTATGTCAACGCAGGAACCCAGTTAGGCACACTGACCAGTTTGTCCGGCATTTTGTCGCCATCGCTGATCGGATCGTTTGTTCTGCTGGCCGCCTTTCCGTGGCTGGCACGGCTGGGGCTGGAGCGTGTCAGGGAGAGCAGGGTGCGCGGCCACTGGCCCAGGTCGTCCAGGCCACGCCGATTCGATCGCAATCTGGTGGTTATCGGGGCCGGTGCGGCGGGCCTCGTAACATCATACATAGCAGCCAGCACGCGCGCCAAGGTTACATTGATCGAAGGCTACAAGATGGGCGGTGACTGTCTCAATTTCGGGTGTGTGCCTTCCAAGTCGCTGATTCGTTCGGCCGGCTTTTTGCGACAGGCCCGGCACGCCAAAGACCTTGGCATTGCCAGCGCAACCGTCGACTACAACTTTGGTGACGTGATGGCGCGTGTGCATCGGATCATCCGTACGGTGGAACCGCATGATTCAGTGGAACGCTATACGGAACTGGGGGTGGAAGTCATTCATGGCAATGCGCGCATTACCTCCCCCTGGACCGTGGAGGTCAACGGGCGGACCATAACCACCTGCGCTATCGTCATCGCCACCGGCGCTGCCCCCGCCATCCCCCCGATTCCGGGATTGGAGCAGGTGTCGTACTATACGTCCGACACCATCTGGTCGCTTACCGAACGCCCGGAGCGGCTGGTCGTGCTAGGTGGAGGGCCGGTAGGCTGCGAGCTGGCGCAGGCATTTGCACGCCTGGACTGTCAGGTCACGCAAGTGGCGAAAACGTGTTTGATGGAACGTGAAGATGCGGATGCCGTTGCGCTGATTGAGGCGGCGTTGCGCGCCGATGGCGTGCGCGTATTGACTCAGACCGAGGCTATTCGCTGTGAGCGCGCATCCGGTCAGCAATGCTTGATGGTACGCTACCAGGATGGAACCGAGGAAGCACTTCCGTTTGATGCCATGCTGTGCGCAGTGGGAAGAACTGCCCGGACCAAGGGCTTCGGGCTGGAGGAATTGGGAATTCCCATTTCACCCAAGCGTACCATTGAAACGGACGCGTGGCTGCAGACACTTTATCCCAACATCTACGCTTGCGGCGACGTGGCGGGGCCATACCAGTTCACCCACGTTGCGGCGCATCAGGGCTGGTATGCAGCAGTCAATGCACTGTTTGGTGCCGTGAAACGCTTTAAAGTGGATTACTCAGTGATTCCCTGGACCACGTTTACCAGTCCTGAAGTCGCCAGGGTCGGGTTGTCGGAGGATGAAGCGAAGAAGCAGGGTATTTCCTATGAGGTGACACGCTACGGGCTGGAAGACCTCGACCGCGCTATTGCGGATGAAGCGGCACATGGCTTTGTCAAGGTGCTCAGCGTGCCGGGTAAGGATCGCATTTTAGGCGTGACCATTGTCGGCGATCACGCCAGTGACCTGCTGGCGGAATTCGTGCTAGCGATGAAACATGGTCTCGGTCTCAACAAAATACTCGGCACGATCCATACTTATCCGACTTGGTCGGAGGCCAACAAATACGCCGCAGGCGAATGGAGACGCGCACATGTGCCACATCGACTGCTTGATTGGGTGGAAAAATATCACGCCTGGCGGCGAGGCTAG
- the pstA gene encoding phosphate ABC transporter permease PstA encodes MPEAVSMKLAHVHRDRLAQLAVCLAAFVVCAAFAWIVGDLVRGGLGHLSWGFLVDSPRDAGRAGGIGPILVSTLLILLVALMAALPLGWATAALLAEYVSANSGFGYAVRYSLQVLAGVPSIVFGLFGNAFFSIYLGMGFSILSGGLTLACMLLPILVSTAEAGLRAVPDSYRLSAAALGMSRATTLFRLLLPAAAPALAAGLLLGIGRAIAETAALLFTSGYVDRMPGSLLDSGRSLAIHIFDLSMNVSGGDTPAHASVLVLIAVLLFINMVAMRLTARWQHGKMVPE; translated from the coding sequence ATGCCTGAAGCAGTTTCCATGAAGCTGGCGCATGTCCATCGGGATCGCCTCGCGCAACTGGCCGTTTGCCTTGCTGCGTTCGTGGTCTGCGCCGCGTTTGCGTGGATAGTCGGTGATCTAGTGCGCGGCGGCCTGGGGCATCTTTCCTGGGGTTTTCTTGTCGATTCGCCGCGGGATGCCGGCCGTGCCGGCGGCATCGGTCCGATTCTGGTTTCCACCCTTCTTATCTTGCTGGTCGCCCTGATGGCGGCGCTCCCACTGGGATGGGCGACAGCCGCGCTGCTTGCCGAATATGTGTCCGCCAACAGCGGTTTTGGCTACGCGGTGCGCTACAGCCTACAGGTGCTTGCCGGGGTGCCTTCCATTGTTTTTGGCCTGTTCGGCAATGCTTTTTTCAGTATTTATCTGGGTATGGGATTCTCCATTCTGTCTGGCGGCCTGACTCTGGCCTGCATGCTGCTGCCCATTCTCGTCAGTACCGCCGAGGCGGGTTTGCGCGCCGTTCCCGATTCGTATCGCCTGTCCGCCGCCGCATTGGGCATGTCGCGTGCAACAACGCTGTTCCGGTTGCTATTGCCGGCCGCCGCGCCGGCGCTGGCCGCGGGCCTCCTGTTAGGGATCGGACGCGCCATCGCCGAAACCGCGGCACTATTGTTCACCAGCGGCTATGTCGACCGCATGCCGGGTTCGCTGCTGGACTCCGGGCGCTCCCTGGCGATACATATCTTCGATTTATCCATGAACGTATCCGGTGGCGATACGCCGGCGCACGCGTCGGTATTGGTACTGATCGCCGTGCTGCTGTTCATCAATATGGTCGCCATGCGGCTCACCGCCCGTTGGCAGCACGGAAAAATGGTACCGGAATGA